The following is a genomic window from Salvelinus fontinalis isolate EN_2023a chromosome 11, ASM2944872v1, whole genome shotgun sequence.
TTCATAGTCATGATGAATCACAGTGATTTGGTAGACTTGTCTTTACAAAAATGTACAATGATTTAATAAGAAAACATTTATTCCTGTAATGTCCCATTATAAATTCTTGCATCATCCAAATCGTTTTTTAAAATCATATTAACTTCTAAAGTGCTGGCTTTGTtccaatcaatcaaatcaatataAAAAGTCTTACATACTGTATGATATATTATGTATATTGATTACATGGCTAACCCCCCCCAGGGGGGTATGTTTAGGTttttccctagcactacacagctgattcaaataatcaaagcaaGATAATGTGGAAAACCCTTCTCTAAGTCTCATTTGCACACTCTCTCACTGTCTTCTCTTTTGCTatcctctgttcatctctctctccctccctctctctctcatcctttccACATCTCCTCACATCCCTCTCTCCAGAAACAGTTGTTCCCGgtactctctccacctcctcaccCCTGTGTATCCCTCACAGAACTCCCTCACCCCCTCCCATAGTGACTTATTCAGATACACATGAACCATCAGCCTCCccttcacctccctcctctccctcactttctctaaATGGCCGGCAAGTGCCGTCTTTGCTGAAACTAGATCAGTTCCAAACATATCGATATTGAATCTCAGCGATCCTCCCCTGTACGGGATTGGATAAGGCGGAGTGTAAAAGCTGAGGAAGGAAGGTCTTTCCGGCTTGTCGGCCAACCAGGTGAGGTTTCGCCTTGCTAAGATCTCAAGGTTTCCTTCGATTGGTTGTAAGGGCTGCCAGTCTTGGATAATGGCACCGCCAGGAAGTTGAACCCTGGAGGGGAGTTCAGGATCAAGGAGGATGTTCTTCAGGTGTTGCTCATCCTCTATCAGAACCATTTGAGGGACGGACCCACCTGGCTCACTTCCTGTGGTGGAATGTAGTTTGTTCCTCAGGTGTGAGACGAAACCCTCAAAACTGTCGGCCTCCCCGATGAATGAGAGAgcagcctagagagagagagagagagagagaaagacagagggagattgagaggggaTGGGGTGGAGGGAGATAatgagggagcgggagagagaaattaagagaaagaaaaagagtggGTGAAAACAGTGCAGAGCAAACATATAGACGAGGGGGATGAAGCGGAGGTAGATGTAAAAATAAGAAAAAGAGGGATGGTTTGACACCTGAATTACGAGTCCATTGTGGTGTTTTCCCCCTTGTGAAAGGTGCAGCAatagtttgtgtgtgtatctgtgtgtgcgcACAAGTCTCTTAGCAATACAAGCACAGCCAATCCCTAACAAGCTCCCTCAGAAACTCAATGAATAAATCACCCATTCAACTTCATTAGCTgaggtcaaaagtagagcactatatggaacatgttccatttgggacgcacccttTGACTCAGTTAAATTAGATATAACCGGTCTCCATGTGGTCCTCAATTGGACTACTGCCGCAATAAACCAgtctaagtgtttagggatagggtgccatttaggacagaaAACATGCTGTTTCTTCCTTTAGTCAGGTGTTCTTTGAAAGGCTGTTGTATAGAGCACCACACAGCCACACGCTGAGACGGACTTTTAACCACTCTGTGTTTCCAGTTATAAGATACTGACATTTAGGCTGGTTTCTAGGAAGAAATAGGAAATGCAGACAGTCTGTCTGGACATTTGCCTTTCAAATGGCTTTGACACAGAAGTAAAAATTCCAAAAATAAAATTCGTAGAAATACAATGTACAGAAGTGCTGACTATTTCAACCACTTTTATTACTAGAATAATATTGTCATTGATAAGCGGAGTCAGAATTTAGAGATTGAACCAGGATGTGAACATGAAGATAGAGTTTGGGTTGTTGttgaggttagggtaaggtatgaATCGGGATGTGAACATGAAGCTATAGGATAAGGTTTAAGAGGGTTTCTGTTTGTGCTGATATAAAAACGTGGGTTGCACGGGCCTATTGCAACTTTCTCCTCGGTCTGCATATGTATATGGAAATTCAgtctggagaggatgggggaacATGGGGCGGTAAATCAGTCTGGTCTGGAGAGGGTGGGGGAACATGGGGCGGTGAATCAGTCTGGTCTGGAGAGGGTGGGGGAACATGGGGCGGTAAATCAGTCTGgtctggagaggatgggggaacATGGGGCGGTAAATCAGTCTGGTCTGGAGAGGGTGGGGGAACATGGGGCGGTAAATCAGTCTGGTCTGGAGAGGGTGGGGGAACATGGGGCGGTGAATCAGTCTGGTCTGGAGAGGGTGGGGGAACATGGGGCGGTAAATCAGTCTGgtctggagaggatgggggaacATGGGGCGGTAAATCAGTCTGGTCTGGAGAGGGTGGGGGAACATGGGGCGGTAAATCAGTCTGGTCTGGAGAGGGTGGGGGAACATGGGGCGGTAAATCAGTCtggtctggagagggagggggaacatGGGGCGGTAAATCAGTCTGGTCTGGAGAGGGTGGGGGAACATGGGGCGGTAAATCAGTCTGGTCTGGATAGGGTGGGGGAACATGGGGCGGTGAATCAGTCTGGTCTGGAGAGGGTGGGGGAACATGGGGCGGTAAATCAGTCTGgtctggagaggatgggggaatATGGGGCGGTAAATCAGTCTGGTCTGGAGAGGGTGGGGGAACATGGGGCGGTAAATCAGTCTGGTCTGGAGAGGGTGGGGGAACATGGGGCGGTAAATCAGTCtggtctggagagggagggggaacatGGGGCGGTAAATCAGTCTGGTCTGGAGAGGGTGGGGGAA
Proteins encoded in this region:
- the nat16l gene encoding N-acetyltransferase 16, like; this translates as MAGSCVGESDGLTFWVAEQKDYDDVMSISVNIYGGNDYLPHRYAGWMTEPDRVVILGRRDGKLVALESGLIVDEGCTVVVEGLRVCPSERGRGVARVIQRFADQYIQQLYPSVRTKRLTKVDDPSAGPTQALSKFTELGRRAALSFIGEADSFEGFVSHLRNKLHSTTGSEPGGSVPQMVLIEDEQHLKNILLDPELPSRVQLPGGAIIQDWQPLQPIEGNLEILARRNLTWLADKPERPSFLSFYTPPYPIPYRGGSLRFNIDMFGTDLVSAKTALAGHLEKVRERREVKGRLMVHVYLNKSLWEGVREFCEGYTGVRRWREYREQLFLERGM